TAGTAAACAGGATTTGCGAAACTTCGGACTTATATATCGTAGGCGTACCTCTGTTAGGGGAAGAAGTGTTAAAATTTCCGGAACTACAGGCTACACCTCATTTGGTTTATGAATTGAGCCAAAATAATGATGTACTGGAAATAATCCCCTGTGGGTCCGGCGGAGTTGGGGCGGAACTAATGTGGCTTAAAAATCAGGGATTTGAAATAGAGAGCGTTATAGCCCCTACCTTTTCCCTGGAAAAATCGGCAGGACCGGGAACTTCACTGCTGGTGGCGTTAAAAGAGGGTATTGAGCTTAAAGCGGAGATTCCAGTGCATTATCTGGGTAAAGCCACAAAAGTCAAAAAAGCTTAGGAGGTTTGCAATGAACGGCAAGGTATACTTAGTAGGGGCGGGTCCGGGAGACCCGGAGCTCATTACGGTAAAAGGGATAAAACTTTTAAAAGAGGCTCAGGTGGTTGTTTACGACCGGCTGATAAGCCCCGAGCTTCTAAAATATGTAAATCCTTCTGCTGAACTTTACTATGCCGGAAAAGCTCCTGGCCGACACAGTTTAAATCAGGAGGAGATAAACGAGCTTTTAATACAAAAAGCCCGGGAAGGAAAAATGGTGGTACGGCTTAAAGGGGGAGATCCTTTTGTTTTTGGCCGTGGAGGGGAAGAAGCTTTGGCTTTAACCCGGGCCGGGATTCCCTTTGAGGTGGTTCCGGGAGTTACTTCGGCGATAGCGGTACCGGCGTATGCGGGTATTCCGGTAACTCACCGCCGGATTGCTTCAAGTTTTACGGTAGTTACCGGCAATGAAACGGAAAATAAAGAAGAACGGGAGGTAGACTGGGGAAAAATTGCCCGGGTCGGGGGTACCCTTGTCATTTTAATGGGATTAAGTAACCTTCCGTTTATAAAAGGTGAACTTTTAAAATACTTGCCTGCCACCACACCGGTGGCGGTAATTTACCGGGGAACTACCCCCAGCCAGAAAATTGTCACCGGGACCCTGGAAGACATTGTAGAAAAGGTATTGGCGGCGGGGATCAAGCATCCGGCGGTAATTGTGGTGGGTGATGTGGTAAAATTACAAGGGGAGCTTGGTTGGTATTCCCCATCAGCATTAACGGAGTGAGCTTAAAATGTTAACTACCTTTCTTTTAGGCCTTACCTTTTTCACCAGGATTCCGGTACCGGGAAAACTTAATTTTTCCGAAGAAAAATTTAACAGGGCTCCTATCTTTCTTCCCGCTTATGGTTTAGTTACCGGTGGTATCTTAGCCTTAATAATTGAATTATTCGGAAGGTCCTTTCCGGCCTTTTTCTGGGCCGGAGTTATAATAGCCGGGCAAATTTATTTATCGGGAGCCCTGCATATCGATGGGTTACTGGATAGCCTTGATGCAATTTACTCCAACCGCGACCGGGAAAAAAGGCTGGAAATTTTAAAGGACTCCCGGGTAGGCTCGATGGCGGTGGCGTTTTTTGGAGCGTTTTTAATTCTAAAATACGGAAGTTATGCTTCCTTTACTCCGAAAATGCAGGCCTTTACGGTGCTTGTTTCCGAAATTATCCTGCGGGGAACGGGCTACCTGGTGATTTATTCCTTCCCCTATGTGGGTTCTTCCTTGGGACGGGGTTTTAAAGATAATGCTTCAACTGCCGGGTTAATCTTTACCCTGGGGCAAACCTTACTTTTTACCCTGGGAGCAGCGGCGTTTTTTAATTTTTCTCTAATTAAAATTTTAATAATTTTGCTTTTGGCTTATCTTTTTGCGTTTGTGGTGGCAGCTCGCTGGCAGCGGTTTTTTGGGGGACTAACGGGAGATAATTACGGCGGAATTATGGAATTAACCGGCCTTTTTGTTCCGGTGGCGGTTTTACTTATCAATATTATTGGGGTGGTGTGATACCACCCCTTTTAGCTTTTAATGGATTGTTAAGGTAAAATTCGCTTTTATTTCTCCAACTATTTCTTTTTTGTGATTTTTAATTACCGGACGGTAGTGAGCATTTATCTTTTGCAGCTCTTCATCATTTAGAAATCCAAGCTGGCGCAGGGCTTCTAAAGTAATAGCACCCAGGGCCCGGGCGTTACCATCGGCCACTTTTACCGCAACGGCAATACCTTTGTTAAGAACACCTACGATTTGCACCGCTTCCGCCCCAATTTTGGACACAAACCTACCGGGAAAACTTCCCATTAAATCGGTATCAAAACGGCCGGTTCCTGCGACCATTACCGGATAGGCATTCATGCTGTGTACTACTGTTTCTACCGCTTCTTTTAGTTTCCCGGAAAACAGGTCGGGCCGTGAGAGTTTCGCAAAGGCTAAAGCTCCATTTTTCAGGGGTACGGCAAAAACCGGCACCCCACAGCCGTCAATGCCGATCTTAATATTTTTTGGATAAACTTCGGTAAAGTCAGCAATAAACTTTAAAATTTCCTGCTGGACCGGATGGTCAAGCTTTTCGTAACCTTTTAACGGATAATTTTTAGCTTGGGCTAAGGCTAGCATG
The sequence above is a segment of the Carboxydothermus pertinax genome. Coding sequences within it:
- the cobA gene encoding uroporphyrinogen-III C-methyltransferase; this translates as MNGKVYLVGAGPGDPELITVKGIKLLKEAQVVVYDRLISPELLKYVNPSAELYYAGKAPGRHSLNQEEINELLIQKAREGKMVVRLKGGDPFVFGRGGEEALALTRAGIPFEVVPGVTSAIAVPAYAGIPVTHRRIASSFTVVTGNETENKEEREVDWGKIARVGGTLVILMGLSNLPFIKGELLKYLPATTPVAVIYRGTTPSQKIVTGTLEDIVEKVLAAGIKHPAVIVVGDVVKLQGELGWYSPSALTE
- a CDS encoding adenosylcobinamide-GDP ribazoletransferase; the encoded protein is MLTTFLLGLTFFTRIPVPGKLNFSEEKFNRAPIFLPAYGLVTGGILALIIELFGRSFPAFFWAGVIIAGQIYLSGALHIDGLLDSLDAIYSNRDREKRLEILKDSRVGSMAVAFFGAFLILKYGSYASFTPKMQAFTVLVSEIILRGTGYLVIYSFPYVGSSLGRGFKDNASTAGLIFTLGQTLLFTLGAAAFFNFSLIKILIILLLAYLFAFVVAARWQRFFGGLTGDNYGGIMELTGLFVPVAVLLINIIGVV
- a CDS encoding asparaginase, with amino-acid sequence MNFATDYTLLAEVTRGDIVESVHFGSIAVVDYTGKIVASAGNPELVTYLRSSSKPIQVLPLLSQDLPFNFSAKEIAVMCASHSGTVEHTQTVAGILQKIGLDEGYLSCGTHEPFDRPTALWLKQEGLEPTPLYNNCSGKHAGMLALAQAKNYPLKGYEKLDHPVQQEILKFIADFTEVYPKNIKIGIDGCGVPVFAVPLKNGALAFAKLSRPDLFSGKLKEAVETVVHSMNAYPVMVAGTGRFDTDLMGSFPGRFVSKIGAEAVQIVGVLNKGIAVAVKVADGNARALGAITLEALRQLGFLNDEELQKINAHYRPVIKNHKKEIVGEIKANFTLTIH